In Companilactobacillus allii, one genomic interval encodes:
- a CDS encoding ABC transporter permease: MFDKFSIALKSIGKNKNRNFLTMLGIIIGISSVICILAIGDGFTHRINTESGGHNDKNRFSLDYTPKAADENTNNGFTNNDAYILENISGVDHVKLTSSYGDSDGSVSYNGKKTTMSLNKAPKKLKLSKGKVNSLDPDDPSGVFISSDLASRLFKNKSPLNKAVIVSDNTFIVKGVYRIGDMEYKPDMYVSKSVFKELFADQIIQDEAKIYVTSSANKKKIGKIAVEKMKKFGENKQTGKYKVLKPDAMTKSFTKILNYVTYFVAFVAGISLLIAGIGVMNVMYITVSERRKEIGIRRAFGATSSDIRNQFLIESVVLCMIGGIVGILMGYLFVSLINLFLPFKAIITIYAVIISLSVSTAVGLVFGYIPSNKAAKSPLVGLLKEE; this comes from the coding sequence ATGTTTGATAAATTTTCGATCGCACTGAAATCAATCGGTAAAAATAAGAACCGTAATTTTCTAACTATGCTAGGTATTATTATTGGTATTTCTAGTGTTATTTGTATCCTAGCTATCGGGGATGGATTTACACATCGAATCAATACCGAAAGTGGCGGTCATAACGATAAAAATCGTTTCAGCTTAGATTACACACCGAAAGCTGCCGATGAGAATACTAATAATGGCTTTACTAATAATGATGCTTATATTTTGGAGAATATATCTGGAGTTGATCATGTCAAACTGACCAGTAGTTATGGAGACTCTGACGGTAGTGTAAGTTATAACGGTAAGAAAACGACAATGTCTCTGAATAAGGCGCCTAAAAAATTGAAGTTGTCTAAGGGTAAAGTCAATTCACTAGATCCAGATGACCCAAGTGGCGTGTTTATTTCTAGTGATTTAGCAAGTCGCTTATTCAAGAACAAGTCACCTTTGAATAAGGCCGTAATAGTTAGCGACAATACCTTCATAGTCAAAGGTGTTTATCGTATAGGTGATATGGAATACAAGCCAGATATGTATGTTTCAAAGTCAGTCTTCAAAGAACTGTTCGCGGATCAAATAATTCAAGATGAAGCCAAGATATACGTAACTAGTTCAGCGAATAAGAAAAAGATCGGTAAAATTGCGGTCGAAAAAATGAAGAAGTTTGGTGAGAATAAGCAGACAGGTAAGTATAAAGTATTGAAGCCTGATGCAATGACCAAGTCATTTACTAAGATATTGAATTACGTGACATACTTCGTTGCCTTTGTGGCTGGAATATCTTTGTTGATAGCCGGAATAGGCGTTATGAACGTTATGTATATCACTGTTTCAGAGCGTCGCAAGGAGATTGGGATTAGACGTGCTTTTGGGGCAACATCAAGTGATATAAGGAACCAATTCTTAATTGAAAGTGTTGTTTTGTGTATGATAGGTGGAATTGTTGGTATTCTAATGGGGTATTTATTCGTATCACTGATCAATCTGTTCTTACCTTTTAAAGCGATAATCACTATTTATGCAGTGATCATATCACTTTCAGTTTCAACAGCAGTCGGATTGGTATTTGGTTACATACCATCTAACAAAGCTGCCAAATCACCATTAGTTGGACTACTTAAGGAAGAATAG
- a CDS encoding ABC transporter ATP-binding protein, which produces MLKVKNVGKAYRDFVALENINLEVADEEFLAIMGPSGSGKSTLINILGLLDQKYSGEYLLNDENYKKTNDNLLSQIRGDKLGFVFQNFKLLTTYSVYENIEVPLIYSKKKQKNKKELIEDVIKKVGLSGKEKNLPSELSGGQQQRVAIARAIVNHPKLIIADEPTGALDTKTSSEIMDIFTKLNQDGTTIIMVTHDEEVAQYAMRTVYIRDGHLYNDEKSVKKNV; this is translated from the coding sequence ATGCTAAAAGTAAAAAATGTTGGGAAAGCATATCGGGATTTTGTGGCTTTAGAAAATATCAACTTAGAAGTTGCTGACGAGGAATTCTTGGCAATTATGGGTCCATCTGGATCAGGTAAATCAACGCTCATCAATATCTTGGGATTATTGGATCAAAAGTATAGTGGTGAGTATCTTTTGAATGATGAAAATTATAAAAAGACAAATGATAATCTGTTGTCTCAGATACGTGGTGACAAATTAGGGTTTGTCTTTCAAAATTTCAAACTATTAACAACATATAGCGTTTATGAAAATATTGAAGTCCCATTAATTTATAGTAAAAAGAAACAGAAGAACAAAAAAGAGCTGATTGAAGATGTCATTAAAAAAGTCGGATTATCCGGTAAAGAAAAGAATCTTCCTTCAGAATTATCAGGTGGCCAGCAACAACGTGTGGCAATAGCACGTGCCATCGTTAATCATCCCAAGTTGATTATTGCAGACGAACCAACCGGAGCACTGGATACGAAGACTAGTAGTGAGATCATGGATATATTCACTAAACTCAATCAAGATGGTACAACTATTATCATGGTCACTCATGACGAAGAAGTCGCACAATATGCAATGCGTACGGTTTACATTCGTGATGGCCATCTATATAACGATGAAAAGAGTGTGAAGAAGAATGTTTGA